One Panicum virgatum strain AP13 chromosome 9K, P.virgatum_v5, whole genome shotgun sequence genomic region harbors:
- the LOC120649457 gene encoding indole-3-glycerol phosphate lyase, chloroplastic-like isoform X4, with protein sequence MAFTIKIKAALTSNSTFSPAVHQSSSLTTPAASVVKMPAGRRKAAVIIRAVAAVAPPPAPTPAKPAGKRCLLVSQTMSRLKAQRKTAFIPYITAGDPDLATTAEALRLLDACAADVIELGMPFSDPYADGPVIQASAARALASGTTTDSVLAMLKEVTPELSCPVVLFSYFNPIVRRGLADFAAAAKEAGVDGLIVPDLAYDSTCSLRSEAIKNNLELVLLTTPATPEERTKEITRASEGFVYLVSVNGVTGPRANVSTRVQSLIQDDKKVTNKPVAVGFGISKPEHVKQIAEWGADGVII encoded by the exons ATGGCTTTCACGATCAAGATCAAAGCTGCGTTGACCTCCAACTCGACATTTTCCCCGGCAGTTCACCAGTCATCGTCACTcacgacgccggcggcgtcggtTGTGAAGATGCCAGCTGGGCGGAGGAAGGCTGCGGTGATCATCAGGGCGGTCGCCGCGGTGGCTCCGCCGCCTGCCCCGACGCCGGCCAAACCAGCGGGCAAGCGGTGCCTGTTGGTGTCGCAGACCATGTCCAGGCTCAAGGCGCAGCGCAAG ACGGCGTTCATCCCGTACATCACCGCTGGCGACCCCGACCTGGCCACGACGGCGGAGGCGTTGCGGCTCCTGGACGCCTGCGCCGCCGATGTCATCGAGCTTGGCATGCCCTTCTCCGACCCTTACGCTGATGGGCCTGTCATCCAG GCATCAGCGGCGCGGGCGCTGGCGAGTGGCACGACGACGGACAGTGTGCTGGCGATGCTCAAGGAGGTGACGCCGGAGCTGTCGTGCCCGGTGGTACTCTTCTCCTACTTCAACCCCATCGTCCGGCGGGGGCTGGCcgacttcgccgccgccgccaaagaAGCCGGTGTAGACGGTCTGATAGTCCCCGACCTCGCTTATGATTCCACGTGTTCCCTCAGGAGTGAAGCCATAAAGAACAACCTCGAGCTG GTGCTACTCACAACACCAGCTACGCCTGAAGAGAGGACGAAGGAAATCACAAGAGCTTCAGAAGGTTTTGTTTACCTT GTGAGCGTCAATGGAGTTACAGGTCCCCGTGCAAATGTGAGCACACGTGTCCAATCTCTTATTCAAGATGATAAAAAG GTCACTAACAAACCTGTTGCTGTTGGATTTGGCATATCAAAACCTGAGCACGTAAAGCAG ATTGCGGAGTGGGGTGCTGATGGGGTGATAatttga
- the LOC120649457 gene encoding tryptophan synthase alpha chain-like isoform X3, whose product MAFTIKIKAALTSNSTFSPAVHQSSSLTTPAASVVKMPAGRRKAAVIIRAVAAVAPPPAPTPAKPAGKRCLLVSQTMSRLKAQRKTAFIPYITAGDPDLATTAEALRLLDACAADVIELGMPFSDPYADGPVIQASAARALASGTTTDSVLAMLKEVTPELSCPVVLFSYFNPIVRRGLADFAAAAKEAGVDGLIVPDLAYDSTCSLRSEAIKNNLELVLLTTPTTPEERMKEITRASEGFIYLVSVSGVTGPRANVNTRVESLIQEVKQVTDKPVAVGFGISRPEHVKQVRELNCGWGADGVIIGSAMVKQLGEAASPQEGLQRLEDYARSMKNALP is encoded by the exons ATGGCTTTCACGATCAAGATCAAAGCTGCGTTGACCTCCAACTCGACATTTTCCCCGGCAGTTCACCAGTCATCGTCACTcacgacgccggcggcgtcggtTGTGAAGATGCCAGCTGGGCGGAGGAAGGCTGCGGTGATCATCAGGGCGGTCGCCGCGGTGGCTCCGCCGCCTGCCCCGACGCCGGCCAAACCAGCGGGCAAGCGGTGCCTGTTGGTGTCGCAGACCATGTCCAGGCTCAAGGCGCAGCGCAAG ACGGCGTTCATCCCGTACATCACCGCTGGCGACCCCGACCTGGCCACGACGGCGGAGGCGTTGCGGCTCCTGGACGCCTGCGCCGCCGATGTCATCGAGCTTGGCATGCCCTTCTCCGACCCTTACGCTGATGGGCCTGTCATCCAG GCATCAGCGGCGCGGGCGCTGGCGAGTGGCACGACGACGGACAGTGTGCTGGCGATGCTCAAGGAGGTGACGCCGGAGCTGTCGTGCCCGGTGGTACTCTTCTCCTACTTCAACCCCATCGTCCGGCGGGGGCTGGCcgacttcgccgccgccgccaaagaAGCCGGTGTAGACGGTCTGATAGTCCCCGACCTCGCTTATGATTCCACGTGTTCCCTCAGGAGTGAAGCCATAAAGAACAACCTCGAGCTG GTGCTGCTCACAACACCAACTACACCGGAAGAGAGGATGAAGGAAATCACAAGAGCTTCAGAAGGTTTTATTTATCTT GTGAGCGTTAGTGGCGTTACAGGTCCCCGCGCAAACGTGAACACACGTGTCGAATCTCTCATTCAAGAGGTTAAACAG GTCACTGACAAACCTGTTGCTGTTGGATTTGGCATATCCAGACCTGAGCATGTAAAGCAGGTAAGAGAACTTA ATTGCGGGTGGGGTGCAGATGGAGTGATCATTGGCAGTGCAATGGTGAAACAGTTAGGCGAAGCAGCATCTCCCCAAGAAGGGCTACAACGGCTAGAGGATTACGCCAGGAGCATGAAGAACGCATTACCATGA